A window of Hymenobacter siberiensis genomic DNA:
GAGCCTACGGGGAAAAAGTGCTGGCCACCGACCACAAAGCCGAGTACGAAAGCCTGAAGGCCAAGCGCCCGGCGGCTCCGGCGGAGCGGCTCCGTACGCCCGTCACGACGATTTATAACGGCGTCGTACGCCACCAGCAGCCGCTACCTGACGCGTCCGCTGTCCGACTAGCGTTGGGTATTCCCGCCGACGCGCTGGTGTTCGGCATGATTGCCCGTGGCACCGAGCAGAAGGGCTGGCGCTTTGCCCTGGCTGCTTACCTGGAGCTGAAGCGCCGGTACCCGCAGCGCCACTTGGTATGGCTCTGCATGGGCGAAGGGTCGTGCATCGACGAAATAAAAGCCGAGCTAGGCAGCCAGCATCCAGATATCATCTTCGTGGGCAGTGTTGATGACCCTCATTACTATATGTCGGTTTGCGACGTTGGTTTGGTTCCATCCAGCTTCTCTGAAGGCCTGCCATTGAGTATAGTCGAGTTTTTTGAGCATCAGGTGCCAGTTATCGCCAGTGATTTATGTGGCATTCCGGAAATCATTACGCCAGCGGATAATGAACCAGGAGGCTTTCTTATTGAGATGGAAGAGGATTCTACTCCCCGCGTTTCAAGCTTGCTCCACCATATGGAGCAGTACGTTAACAATCCAAGCCTGCTGGCGCAGCACGGCAAGGCTGCTTTGCTTATCCGTTGCAGATTTGACATGGAGCAATTTATAGCGTCTCACGAGCAGCTTTACACGAAAGTGTTAGCCGCTACCAAGTAGTCTACTATGCAGGTTTCAATAATCATTATCAATTACAATACCTTTCAGCTTACCAGCGAAGCCGTCGAATCTATTATCAGGCATACCCATGGGGTTAGCTATGAGATTATTGTGGTTGATAATGCCTCCACGGAGTGCGACCCCGGTCTATTTGCACAGCGGTTTCCAACCATTAAACTGGTGCGCAATCCGGATAACTCAGGTTTTGCGAAAGGGAATAATCTCGGTATACGTCACGCTATCGGCGAAACTATTCTGCTTTTTAATAGCGACGCCGCTTGTTTGAATGATGCTGTGACACTGACCTATCAGGAGCTTATGGCAGATGCAAAACTAGGCCTGACTACGGCTCGGCTGGAATATCCAGACGGACGGATACAACATTCCTGTGGCCGATTCCCATCCATCAACTTACAATTGGTGGAACTACTGCGCCTACAAAAATTTATGTCGGCCGAACAGCGGGGCCGAATATTGCAAGGGGCCTTTTTTTCCCATGATGAGCCATTGTATCCTGATTGGGTGTGGGGTACCTACTATCATCTCAAACGAGGCGTAATTGATAAAATGCCTGGAGGTCAACTAGCCGATGATTTCTTTATGTATGCCGAGGATTTGCAGTGGAGCTATACCGTACGTAAGCTTGGCTATAATATAAAATACGTGCCCCAGGCCCGGGTAATGCACCATTTCTCACAAAGCACAAAGAAAGAAAAGCGTCTGAATCAAGGAAATATGATTCTGCAAAACGAAGATACCTTTCTTGTGCGTGAATACGGATGGGCTACTACAAAGGTCTACTACCTGACAAAAATGGCTAATTTCCTGTTAATGAGAGGTGCATCTGAACATCGCCAGCAAATGTTGCAGCAATACGGTAAGCTGCTACGGGGCCAACCGCTTTGATTTTATATTCTCATTTTATTTGTGCTGTTGAGCAATATATTATGTTGCGCCTGTTAGCTCCAAGTTTAAGTCACCTTTATTAGATTGATAGTGGATACTTCCGCCCCCTCAGTGCCTTTTTTCTCAATTGTTGTGCCTTGCTACAACCGGGCAGACATTGTTCGGGAAACCGTGCTAACCATCTTGAGGCAGGAGTACCAAAACTTTGAACTGATAATAGTCGATGACGGCAGTTGGGACAACACCGCCGAAGTAGTAGCAACGATTGCCGACCCACGCCTTGCATATTACTACAAAGAAAACGGCGAGCGCGGGGCTGCCCGCAATTACGGTGCTCAGCGCGCGCGCGGCACCTACGTTAATTTCTTTGATTCCGACGACGAGATGTACCCGCGCCACTTGCTGGCCGTGTGCGAGTACCTGGCCAGGCACGGCGAGGTGGAAGTAGTACACACCGGCTATGAGATTATTGGAGCCGACGGCCACGTACTGGCCCGCGAAAACGATTTTAGCCGCCCTACCAACGAGGCCCTGATTGATAACAACCACCTGGCCTGCAACACGGTGTTCGTGCGTCGCGATATCGCCCTGGCCAACCCCTTCGAGGAAGACCGCCGCCTGGCTTCTGCCGAAGACTGGGAACTGTGGCTGCGCCTGGCCAGCGAGTACACTTTCCACAGCATCAGCGAATGCACTTTTTGCCTGCGCGAGCACGCCGGCCGCAGCCTCAACACCGTGGCCCCGGAAGCAGTACGGCAGCGCGACGAGCTTTTCGCTAACCTGATGGTCGCCAACGCGGCTTTCCGGCGGCGCTACGCTGGCCAGGTGGCGTACTTCGTGGCCAACCGCTACACCTTCATCACCCTGACGCTGGCGCTGGCCAAAAGTCGCCGCTTCGACACATTGCGTTACCTGGCCAAAGCATTGAGAGCCGACCCTACCGTACTGTGGCGGCGGCGGTTTCTGGCTTCCGTGAAGCATTTATTGTAGCTGTTGTCTCGCGGTTGGCGCGGGGCTATGCTCTGTGACTTAGTGCTGCGGGTTTTCAACCCGTACCTCCGACCGAAATAGTTGCACTGAACCGTTCAACGATTGCAGACTGGAAGCCTGCGGCACTTTGGCACGGGGCACAGCCCCGCGCCAATCGCCCCACCTGCATAACATCAGATGGGTGCAACCCAAATTGTCGTATTGTCAGCCCTGCGCGTAGCGCTGAATGGGCCACCGTTGGTGCCTGGGCCGATAACAACGTAAATCCGGCACCATTGCCGAAGGGTGGAAGCGACAATTTGGGTTGCACTCCATCAGATTGTAACTGGCACCGACAAGGTTGTCATCAACGTAATTTGCCTATCAGCCATGCGGGAGAGCATAAAAAAGACATTAAAGAAACTACTGCCGCTCGTTTTGCTGCGGCAGGTGCAACTGGCAGTAAATAAGGCCAGAATAAAAACAATTGATAAAATACGATTCCCAGAACAGCCTTTTCAACAAGCGGATTTTATTATCCGGCGCGACGATTATCCCTTTCGAATTTATACGCCCGAAACGACCCATCTTGACGCGCGTCTGCGGCAGCAATTTGAGCAGGATAATATCGACTGGACGCAGGACGAATATTTGTTAATTTATGATAAGCCGTGCATTA
This region includes:
- a CDS encoding glycosyltransferase, with translation MNLQKAGSHIVALTLASGMAEQHEVFYFNHGEQLVDAGMIESYLSPKVRLLDMTVFPVLNRVLWKMNGLFKRLTGYAGFHEACKTLIFFYVLIRHKIDLVHGHEILVAHSRLTKVARFLSVPVVITDHNGYTMLLKVGDTSFYPYANKAKAIVAVSEYTARVLREGNTHDDSAQLRAYGEKVLATDHKAEYESLKAKRPAAPAERLRTPVTTIYNGVVRHQQPLPDASAVRLALGIPADALVFGMIARGTEQKGWRFALAAYLELKRRYPQRHLVWLCMGEGSCIDEIKAELGSQHPDIIFVGSVDDPHYYMSVCDVGLVPSSFSEGLPLSIVEFFEHQVPVIASDLCGIPEIITPADNEPGGFLIEMEEDSTPRVSSLLHHMEQYVNNPSLLAQHGKAALLIRCRFDMEQFIASHEQLYTKVLAATK
- a CDS encoding glycosyltransferase family 2 protein — encoded protein: MQVSIIIINYNTFQLTSEAVESIIRHTHGVSYEIIVVDNASTECDPGLFAQRFPTIKLVRNPDNSGFAKGNNLGIRHAIGETILLFNSDAACLNDAVTLTYQELMADAKLGLTTARLEYPDGRIQHSCGRFPSINLQLVELLRLQKFMSAEQRGRILQGAFFSHDEPLYPDWVWGTYYHLKRGVIDKMPGGQLADDFFMYAEDLQWSYTVRKLGYNIKYVPQARVMHHFSQSTKKEKRLNQGNMILQNEDTFLVREYGWATTKVYYLTKMANFLLMRGASEHRQQMLQQYGKLLRGQPL
- a CDS encoding glycosyltransferase family 2 protein; protein product: MPCYNRADIVRETVLTILRQEYQNFELIIVDDGSWDNTAEVVATIADPRLAYYYKENGERGAARNYGAQRARGTYVNFFDSDDEMYPRHLLAVCEYLARHGEVEVVHTGYEIIGADGHVLARENDFSRPTNEALIDNNHLACNTVFVRRDIALANPFEEDRRLASAEDWELWLRLASEYTFHSISECTFCLREHAGRSLNTVAPEAVRQRDELFANLMVANAAFRRRYAGQVAYFVANRYTFITLTLALAKSRRFDTLRYLAKALRADPTVLWRRRFLASVKHLL